A section of the Scleropages formosus chromosome 16, fSclFor1.1, whole genome shotgun sequence genome encodes:
- the LOC108919665 gene encoding histone-lysine N-methyltransferase EZH2 isoform X3, producing MGLTAKKSEKGPVCWRRRVKSEYMRLRQLKRFRRADEVKKILERTDILNQEWKLRRIQPVHIMTSVSSLRGTRECTVDSGFSEFSKQVIPLKTLNAVASVPVMYSWSPLQQNFMVEDETVLHNIPYMGDEILDQDGTFIEELIKNYDGKVHGDRECGFINDEIFVELVSALNQYSDNEDEDDDEDQHEYKLEKLDLCDGKDDMDDARKDHLLSSQGRDRDFSKKFPSDKIFEAISSMFPDKGSPEELKEKYKELTEQQLPGALPPECTPNIDGPNARSVQREQSLHSFHTLFCRRCFKYDCFLHPFHATPNTYKRKNMENLVDSKPCGLDCYMYLVQDGVLRECPAGPGMGAGAAERERDRERAKTPSKRPTGRRRGRFPNGSSRPSTPTVSGETRDVDSDTPGDCNDKEDDDRKEETTSSSEGSSRCQTPVKLKLSSEVPENVDWSGAEASLFRVLIGTYYDNFCAIARLIGTKSCRQVYEFRVKESSIIARAPTEDVDTPPRKKKRKHRLWATHCRKIQLKKDGSSNHVYNYQPCDHPKQACDSSCPCVTAQNFCEKFCQCSSECQNRFPGCRCKAQCNTKQCPCYLAVRECDPDLCLTCGAAEHWDSKNVSCKNCSIQRGAKKHLLLAPSDVAGWGIFIKEPVQKNEFISEYCGEIISQDEADRRGKVYDKYMCSFLFNLNNDFVVDATRKGNKIRFANHSVNPNCYAKVMMVNGDHRIGIFAKRAIQTGEELFFDYRYSQADALKYVGIEREMEIP from the exons ATGGGCTTGACTGCAAAGAAATCAGAGAAAGGCCCTGTATGCTGGAGACGCCGGGTGAAGTCAGAGTACATGCGTCTCCGGCAGCTGAAAAGATTCAGGAGGGCAGATGAGGTCAAG AAGATCCTGGAACGCACTGACATCCTCAACCAGGAGTGGAAGCTGCGACGGATACAGCCGGTGCACATCATGACATCTGTAAGCTCCTTACGCGGCACCAGAGAG TGCACCGTGGACAGTGGCTTCTCTGAGTTCTCCAAGCAAGTAATTCCTCTAAAGACTCTGAATGCTGTGGCATCTGTACCTGTGATGTACTCCTGGTCCCCCCTGCAACAGAACTTCATG GTTGAGGATGAGACTGTGCTGCACAACATCCCTTACATGGGGGATGAAATCCTTGACCAAGATGGAACCTTCATCGAGGAGCTTATTAAGAACTACGATGGCAAAGTGCATGGGGACAGAG AATGCGGTTTCATCAATGACGAAATATTTGTGGAGCTTGTGAGCGCCCTCAATCAGTACAGTGAtaatgaggatgaggatgatgatgaagaccAGCATGAGTACAAGCTGGAGAAGCTTGATCTTTGCGATGGCAAAGACGACATGGACGATGCCCGGAAGGACCACCTCCTGTCCTCGCAGG GCCGAGACCGTGACTTCTCCAAAAAGTTTCCGTCTGATAAGATCTTTGAAGCAATTTCCTCCATGTTTCCAGACAAGGGATCACCAGAGGAACTAAAGGAGaa GTACAAGGAACTGACTGAGCAGCAGCTCCCTGGGGCACTGCCTCCCGAGTGCACTCCCAACATTGATGGGCCCAACGCCCGCTCCGTGCAGCGTGAACAGAGCCTGCACTCCTTCCACACGCTCTTCTGCCGCCGCTGCTTCAAGTATGACTGCTTCCTTCACC CTTTCCATGCGACTCCTAACACATACAAGAGGAAGAACATGGAAAACTTGGTGGACAGCAAACCCTGCGGCCTTGACTGCTACATGTACCTGGTACAG GACGGTGTACTGAGGGAGTGCCCTGCTGGCCCGGGGATGGGGGCTGGAGCCGCGGAGCGCGAGAGGGACCGGGAGCGGGCCAAGACACCCTCCAAACGGCCAACGGGGCGCCGTAGGGGCAGGTTCCCCAACGGCAGCAGCCGACCTAGCACTCCAACGGTGAGTGGGGAGACGCGCGACGTGGACAGTGACACACCGGGGGACTGCAATGACAAGGAGGACGatgacaggaaggaggagaccACAAGCTCCTCAG AAGGCAGCTCACGATGTCAGACGCCTGTGAAACTGAAGCTGAGCTCTGAGGTGCCGGAGAATGTGGACTGGAGTGGGGCTGAGGCCTCCCTCTTCCGTGTGCTCATTGGCACTTATTACGACAATTTCTGCGCCATTGCCAGGCTCATCGGGACCAAGAGCTGCAGACAG GTTTACGAGTTCCGGGTTAAAGAGTCCAGTATCATTGCACGTGCTCCTACAGAAGATGTTGACACTCCTCCccggaagaagaagaggaaacacAG GTTGTGGGCCACTCATTGTAGGaaaattcagctgaaaaaaG ATGGCTCCTCGAACCATGTGTATAACTACCAGCCGTGTGACCATCCGAAGCAGGCCTGCGACAGTTCCTGCCCCTGCGTCACCGCACAGAATTTCTGTGAGAAGTTCTGCCAGTGCAGCTCTGAGT GTCAGAACCGCTTCCCTGGCTGCCGCTGCAAAGCACAGTGTAACACCAAGCAGTGCCCCTGCTACCTAGCAGTGCGTGAGTGTGACCCCGACCTGTGCCTCACGTGCGGTGCCGCCGAGCACTGGGACAGCAAGAATGTCTCCTGTAAGAACTGCAGCATCCAGCGTGGGGCCAAGAAG CACCTTCTGCTGGCCCCGTCTGATGTGGCTGGTTGGGGCATCTTCATCAAGGAGCCCGTGCAGAAGAATGAGTTCATCTCTGAGTACTGTGGAGAG ATAATCTCCCAGGATGAAGCTGACCGCAGAGGAAAGGTGTATGATAAGTACATGTGCAGCTTCCTGTTCAACTTGAACAACG ATTTTGTGGTCGATGCAACACGGAAGGGCAACAAGATCAGGTTCGCCAATCATTCCGTCAATCCCAACTGCTATGCAAAAG TCATGATGGTAAATGGAGATCACAGAATTGGAATATTTGCAAAGAGAGCCATACAAACCGGTGAGGAACTTTTCTTTGACTACAG GTACAGCCAGGCAGATGCTCTCAAGTACGTGGGTATtgaaagagaaatggaaatTCCATGA
- the LOC108919665 gene encoding histone-lysine N-methyltransferase EZH2 isoform X2, which yields MGLTAKKSEKGPVCWRRRVKSEYMRLRQLKRFRRADEVKSMFNSNRQKILERTDILNQEWKLRRIQPVHIMTSVSSLRGTRECTVDSGFSEFSKQVIPLKTLNAVASVPVMYSWSPLQQNFMVEDETVLHNIPYMGDEILDQDGTFIEELIKNYDGKVHGDRECGFINDEIFVELVSALNQYSDNEDEDDDEDQHEYKLEKLDLCDGKDDMDDARKDHLLSSQGRDRDFSKKFPSDKIFEAISSMFPDKGSPEELKEKYKELTEQQLPGALPPECTPNIDGPNARSVQREQSLHSFHTLFCRRCFKYDCFLHPFHATPNTYKRKNMENLVDSKPCGLDCYMYLVQDGVLRECPAGPGMGAGAAERERDRERAKTPSKRPTGRRRGRFPNGSSRPSTPTVSGETRDVDSDTPGDCNDKEDDDRKEETTSSSGSSRCQTPVKLKLSSEVPENVDWSGAEASLFRVLIGTYYDNFCAIARLIGTKSCRQVYEFRVKESSIIARAPTEDVDTPPRKKKRKHRLWATHCRKIQLKKDGSSNHVYNYQPCDHPKQACDSSCPCVTAQNFCEKFCQCSSECQNRFPGCRCKAQCNTKQCPCYLAVRECDPDLCLTCGAAEHWDSKNVSCKNCSIQRGAKKHLLLAPSDVAGWGIFIKEPVQKNEFISEYCGEIISQDEADRRGKVYDKYMCSFLFNLNNDFVVDATRKGNKIRFANHSVNPNCYAKVMMVNGDHRIGIFAKRAIQTGEELFFDYRYSQADALKYVGIEREMEIP from the exons ATGGGCTTGACTGCAAAGAAATCAGAGAAAGGCCCTGTATGCTGGAGACGCCGGGTGAAGTCAGAGTACATGCGTCTCCGGCAGCTGAAAAGATTCAGGAGGGCAGATGAGGTCAAG AGCATGTTTAATTCCAACCGGCAGAAGATCCTGGAACGCACTGACATCCTCAACCAGGAGTGGAAGCTGCGACGGATACAGCCGGTGCACATCATGACATCTGTAAGCTCCTTACGCGGCACCAGAGAG TGCACCGTGGACAGTGGCTTCTCTGAGTTCTCCAAGCAAGTAATTCCTCTAAAGACTCTGAATGCTGTGGCATCTGTACCTGTGATGTACTCCTGGTCCCCCCTGCAACAGAACTTCATG GTTGAGGATGAGACTGTGCTGCACAACATCCCTTACATGGGGGATGAAATCCTTGACCAAGATGGAACCTTCATCGAGGAGCTTATTAAGAACTACGATGGCAAAGTGCATGGGGACAGAG AATGCGGTTTCATCAATGACGAAATATTTGTGGAGCTTGTGAGCGCCCTCAATCAGTACAGTGAtaatgaggatgaggatgatgatgaagaccAGCATGAGTACAAGCTGGAGAAGCTTGATCTTTGCGATGGCAAAGACGACATGGACGATGCCCGGAAGGACCACCTCCTGTCCTCGCAGG GCCGAGACCGTGACTTCTCCAAAAAGTTTCCGTCTGATAAGATCTTTGAAGCAATTTCCTCCATGTTTCCAGACAAGGGATCACCAGAGGAACTAAAGGAGaa GTACAAGGAACTGACTGAGCAGCAGCTCCCTGGGGCACTGCCTCCCGAGTGCACTCCCAACATTGATGGGCCCAACGCCCGCTCCGTGCAGCGTGAACAGAGCCTGCACTCCTTCCACACGCTCTTCTGCCGCCGCTGCTTCAAGTATGACTGCTTCCTTCACC CTTTCCATGCGACTCCTAACACATACAAGAGGAAGAACATGGAAAACTTGGTGGACAGCAAACCCTGCGGCCTTGACTGCTACATGTACCTGGTACAG GACGGTGTACTGAGGGAGTGCCCTGCTGGCCCGGGGATGGGGGCTGGAGCCGCGGAGCGCGAGAGGGACCGGGAGCGGGCCAAGACACCCTCCAAACGGCCAACGGGGCGCCGTAGGGGCAGGTTCCCCAACGGCAGCAGCCGACCTAGCACTCCAACGGTGAGTGGGGAGACGCGCGACGTGGACAGTGACACACCGGGGGACTGCAATGACAAGGAGGACGatgacaggaaggaggagaccACAAGCTCCTCAG GCAGCTCACGATGTCAGACGCCTGTGAAACTGAAGCTGAGCTCTGAGGTGCCGGAGAATGTGGACTGGAGTGGGGCTGAGGCCTCCCTCTTCCGTGTGCTCATTGGCACTTATTACGACAATTTCTGCGCCATTGCCAGGCTCATCGGGACCAAGAGCTGCAGACAG GTTTACGAGTTCCGGGTTAAAGAGTCCAGTATCATTGCACGTGCTCCTACAGAAGATGTTGACACTCCTCCccggaagaagaagaggaaacacAG GTTGTGGGCCACTCATTGTAGGaaaattcagctgaaaaaaG ATGGCTCCTCGAACCATGTGTATAACTACCAGCCGTGTGACCATCCGAAGCAGGCCTGCGACAGTTCCTGCCCCTGCGTCACCGCACAGAATTTCTGTGAGAAGTTCTGCCAGTGCAGCTCTGAGT GTCAGAACCGCTTCCCTGGCTGCCGCTGCAAAGCACAGTGTAACACCAAGCAGTGCCCCTGCTACCTAGCAGTGCGTGAGTGTGACCCCGACCTGTGCCTCACGTGCGGTGCCGCCGAGCACTGGGACAGCAAGAATGTCTCCTGTAAGAACTGCAGCATCCAGCGTGGGGCCAAGAAG CACCTTCTGCTGGCCCCGTCTGATGTGGCTGGTTGGGGCATCTTCATCAAGGAGCCCGTGCAGAAGAATGAGTTCATCTCTGAGTACTGTGGAGAG ATAATCTCCCAGGATGAAGCTGACCGCAGAGGAAAGGTGTATGATAAGTACATGTGCAGCTTCCTGTTCAACTTGAACAACG ATTTTGTGGTCGATGCAACACGGAAGGGCAACAAGATCAGGTTCGCCAATCATTCCGTCAATCCCAACTGCTATGCAAAAG TCATGATGGTAAATGGAGATCACAGAATTGGAATATTTGCAAAGAGAGCCATACAAACCGGTGAGGAACTTTTCTTTGACTACAG GTACAGCCAGGCAGATGCTCTCAAGTACGTGGGTATtgaaagagaaatggaaatTCCATGA
- the LOC108919665 gene encoding histone-lysine N-methyltransferase EZH2 isoform X1 codes for MGLTAKKSEKGPVCWRRRVKSEYMRLRQLKRFRRADEVKSMFNSNRQKILERTDILNQEWKLRRIQPVHIMTSVSSLRGTRECTVDSGFSEFSKQVIPLKTLNAVASVPVMYSWSPLQQNFMVEDETVLHNIPYMGDEILDQDGTFIEELIKNYDGKVHGDRECGFINDEIFVELVSALNQYSDNEDEDDDEDQHEYKLEKLDLCDGKDDMDDARKDHLLSSQGRDRDFSKKFPSDKIFEAISSMFPDKGSPEELKEKYKELTEQQLPGALPPECTPNIDGPNARSVQREQSLHSFHTLFCRRCFKYDCFLHPFHATPNTYKRKNMENLVDSKPCGLDCYMYLVQDGVLRECPAGPGMGAGAAERERDRERAKTPSKRPTGRRRGRFPNGSSRPSTPTVSGETRDVDSDTPGDCNDKEDDDRKEETTSSSEGSSRCQTPVKLKLSSEVPENVDWSGAEASLFRVLIGTYYDNFCAIARLIGTKSCRQVYEFRVKESSIIARAPTEDVDTPPRKKKRKHRLWATHCRKIQLKKDGSSNHVYNYQPCDHPKQACDSSCPCVTAQNFCEKFCQCSSECQNRFPGCRCKAQCNTKQCPCYLAVRECDPDLCLTCGAAEHWDSKNVSCKNCSIQRGAKKHLLLAPSDVAGWGIFIKEPVQKNEFISEYCGEIISQDEADRRGKVYDKYMCSFLFNLNNDFVVDATRKGNKIRFANHSVNPNCYAKVMMVNGDHRIGIFAKRAIQTGEELFFDYRYSQADALKYVGIEREMEIP; via the exons ATGGGCTTGACTGCAAAGAAATCAGAGAAAGGCCCTGTATGCTGGAGACGCCGGGTGAAGTCAGAGTACATGCGTCTCCGGCAGCTGAAAAGATTCAGGAGGGCAGATGAGGTCAAG AGCATGTTTAATTCCAACCGGCAGAAGATCCTGGAACGCACTGACATCCTCAACCAGGAGTGGAAGCTGCGACGGATACAGCCGGTGCACATCATGACATCTGTAAGCTCCTTACGCGGCACCAGAGAG TGCACCGTGGACAGTGGCTTCTCTGAGTTCTCCAAGCAAGTAATTCCTCTAAAGACTCTGAATGCTGTGGCATCTGTACCTGTGATGTACTCCTGGTCCCCCCTGCAACAGAACTTCATG GTTGAGGATGAGACTGTGCTGCACAACATCCCTTACATGGGGGATGAAATCCTTGACCAAGATGGAACCTTCATCGAGGAGCTTATTAAGAACTACGATGGCAAAGTGCATGGGGACAGAG AATGCGGTTTCATCAATGACGAAATATTTGTGGAGCTTGTGAGCGCCCTCAATCAGTACAGTGAtaatgaggatgaggatgatgatgaagaccAGCATGAGTACAAGCTGGAGAAGCTTGATCTTTGCGATGGCAAAGACGACATGGACGATGCCCGGAAGGACCACCTCCTGTCCTCGCAGG GCCGAGACCGTGACTTCTCCAAAAAGTTTCCGTCTGATAAGATCTTTGAAGCAATTTCCTCCATGTTTCCAGACAAGGGATCACCAGAGGAACTAAAGGAGaa GTACAAGGAACTGACTGAGCAGCAGCTCCCTGGGGCACTGCCTCCCGAGTGCACTCCCAACATTGATGGGCCCAACGCCCGCTCCGTGCAGCGTGAACAGAGCCTGCACTCCTTCCACACGCTCTTCTGCCGCCGCTGCTTCAAGTATGACTGCTTCCTTCACC CTTTCCATGCGACTCCTAACACATACAAGAGGAAGAACATGGAAAACTTGGTGGACAGCAAACCCTGCGGCCTTGACTGCTACATGTACCTGGTACAG GACGGTGTACTGAGGGAGTGCCCTGCTGGCCCGGGGATGGGGGCTGGAGCCGCGGAGCGCGAGAGGGACCGGGAGCGGGCCAAGACACCCTCCAAACGGCCAACGGGGCGCCGTAGGGGCAGGTTCCCCAACGGCAGCAGCCGACCTAGCACTCCAACGGTGAGTGGGGAGACGCGCGACGTGGACAGTGACACACCGGGGGACTGCAATGACAAGGAGGACGatgacaggaaggaggagaccACAAGCTCCTCAG AAGGCAGCTCACGATGTCAGACGCCTGTGAAACTGAAGCTGAGCTCTGAGGTGCCGGAGAATGTGGACTGGAGTGGGGCTGAGGCCTCCCTCTTCCGTGTGCTCATTGGCACTTATTACGACAATTTCTGCGCCATTGCCAGGCTCATCGGGACCAAGAGCTGCAGACAG GTTTACGAGTTCCGGGTTAAAGAGTCCAGTATCATTGCACGTGCTCCTACAGAAGATGTTGACACTCCTCCccggaagaagaagaggaaacacAG GTTGTGGGCCACTCATTGTAGGaaaattcagctgaaaaaaG ATGGCTCCTCGAACCATGTGTATAACTACCAGCCGTGTGACCATCCGAAGCAGGCCTGCGACAGTTCCTGCCCCTGCGTCACCGCACAGAATTTCTGTGAGAAGTTCTGCCAGTGCAGCTCTGAGT GTCAGAACCGCTTCCCTGGCTGCCGCTGCAAAGCACAGTGTAACACCAAGCAGTGCCCCTGCTACCTAGCAGTGCGTGAGTGTGACCCCGACCTGTGCCTCACGTGCGGTGCCGCCGAGCACTGGGACAGCAAGAATGTCTCCTGTAAGAACTGCAGCATCCAGCGTGGGGCCAAGAAG CACCTTCTGCTGGCCCCGTCTGATGTGGCTGGTTGGGGCATCTTCATCAAGGAGCCCGTGCAGAAGAATGAGTTCATCTCTGAGTACTGTGGAGAG ATAATCTCCCAGGATGAAGCTGACCGCAGAGGAAAGGTGTATGATAAGTACATGTGCAGCTTCCTGTTCAACTTGAACAACG ATTTTGTGGTCGATGCAACACGGAAGGGCAACAAGATCAGGTTCGCCAATCATTCCGTCAATCCCAACTGCTATGCAAAAG TCATGATGGTAAATGGAGATCACAGAATTGGAATATTTGCAAAGAGAGCCATACAAACCGGTGAGGAACTTTTCTTTGACTACAG GTACAGCCAGGCAGATGCTCTCAAGTACGTGGGTATtgaaagagaaatggaaatTCCATGA
- the LOC108919665 gene encoding histone-lysine N-methyltransferase EZH2 isoform X4, which yields MGLTAKKSEKGPVCWRRRVKSEYMRLRQLKRFRRADEVKSMFNSNRQKILERTDILNQEWKLRRIQPVHIMTSCTVDSGFSEFSKQVIPLKTLNAVASVPVMYSWSPLQQNFMVEDETVLHNIPYMGDEILDQDGTFIEELIKNYDGKVHGDRECGFINDEIFVELVSALNQYSDNEDEDDDEDQHEYKLEKLDLCDGKDDMDDARKDHLLSSQGRDRDFSKKFPSDKIFEAISSMFPDKGSPEELKEKYKELTEQQLPGALPPECTPNIDGPNARSVQREQSLHSFHTLFCRRCFKYDCFLHPFHATPNTYKRKNMENLVDSKPCGLDCYMYLVQDGVLRECPAGPGMGAGAAERERDRERAKTPSKRPTGRRRGRFPNGSSRPSTPTVSGETRDVDSDTPGDCNDKEDDDRKEETTSSSEGSSRCQTPVKLKLSSEVPENVDWSGAEASLFRVLIGTYYDNFCAIARLIGTKSCRQVYEFRVKESSIIARAPTEDVDTPPRKKKRKHRLWATHCRKIQLKKDGSSNHVYNYQPCDHPKQACDSSCPCVTAQNFCEKFCQCSSECQNRFPGCRCKAQCNTKQCPCYLAVRECDPDLCLTCGAAEHWDSKNVSCKNCSIQRGAKKHLLLAPSDVAGWGIFIKEPVQKNEFISEYCGEIISQDEADRRGKVYDKYMCSFLFNLNNDFVVDATRKGNKIRFANHSVNPNCYAKVMMVNGDHRIGIFAKRAIQTGEELFFDYRYSQADALKYVGIEREMEIP from the exons ATGGGCTTGACTGCAAAGAAATCAGAGAAAGGCCCTGTATGCTGGAGACGCCGGGTGAAGTCAGAGTACATGCGTCTCCGGCAGCTGAAAAGATTCAGGAGGGCAGATGAGGTCAAG AGCATGTTTAATTCCAACCGGCAGAAGATCCTGGAACGCACTGACATCCTCAACCAGGAGTGGAAGCTGCGACGGATACAGCCGGTGCACATCATGACATCT TGCACCGTGGACAGTGGCTTCTCTGAGTTCTCCAAGCAAGTAATTCCTCTAAAGACTCTGAATGCTGTGGCATCTGTACCTGTGATGTACTCCTGGTCCCCCCTGCAACAGAACTTCATG GTTGAGGATGAGACTGTGCTGCACAACATCCCTTACATGGGGGATGAAATCCTTGACCAAGATGGAACCTTCATCGAGGAGCTTATTAAGAACTACGATGGCAAAGTGCATGGGGACAGAG AATGCGGTTTCATCAATGACGAAATATTTGTGGAGCTTGTGAGCGCCCTCAATCAGTACAGTGAtaatgaggatgaggatgatgatgaagaccAGCATGAGTACAAGCTGGAGAAGCTTGATCTTTGCGATGGCAAAGACGACATGGACGATGCCCGGAAGGACCACCTCCTGTCCTCGCAGG GCCGAGACCGTGACTTCTCCAAAAAGTTTCCGTCTGATAAGATCTTTGAAGCAATTTCCTCCATGTTTCCAGACAAGGGATCACCAGAGGAACTAAAGGAGaa GTACAAGGAACTGACTGAGCAGCAGCTCCCTGGGGCACTGCCTCCCGAGTGCACTCCCAACATTGATGGGCCCAACGCCCGCTCCGTGCAGCGTGAACAGAGCCTGCACTCCTTCCACACGCTCTTCTGCCGCCGCTGCTTCAAGTATGACTGCTTCCTTCACC CTTTCCATGCGACTCCTAACACATACAAGAGGAAGAACATGGAAAACTTGGTGGACAGCAAACCCTGCGGCCTTGACTGCTACATGTACCTGGTACAG GACGGTGTACTGAGGGAGTGCCCTGCTGGCCCGGGGATGGGGGCTGGAGCCGCGGAGCGCGAGAGGGACCGGGAGCGGGCCAAGACACCCTCCAAACGGCCAACGGGGCGCCGTAGGGGCAGGTTCCCCAACGGCAGCAGCCGACCTAGCACTCCAACGGTGAGTGGGGAGACGCGCGACGTGGACAGTGACACACCGGGGGACTGCAATGACAAGGAGGACGatgacaggaaggaggagaccACAAGCTCCTCAG AAGGCAGCTCACGATGTCAGACGCCTGTGAAACTGAAGCTGAGCTCTGAGGTGCCGGAGAATGTGGACTGGAGTGGGGCTGAGGCCTCCCTCTTCCGTGTGCTCATTGGCACTTATTACGACAATTTCTGCGCCATTGCCAGGCTCATCGGGACCAAGAGCTGCAGACAG GTTTACGAGTTCCGGGTTAAAGAGTCCAGTATCATTGCACGTGCTCCTACAGAAGATGTTGACACTCCTCCccggaagaagaagaggaaacacAG GTTGTGGGCCACTCATTGTAGGaaaattcagctgaaaaaaG ATGGCTCCTCGAACCATGTGTATAACTACCAGCCGTGTGACCATCCGAAGCAGGCCTGCGACAGTTCCTGCCCCTGCGTCACCGCACAGAATTTCTGTGAGAAGTTCTGCCAGTGCAGCTCTGAGT GTCAGAACCGCTTCCCTGGCTGCCGCTGCAAAGCACAGTGTAACACCAAGCAGTGCCCCTGCTACCTAGCAGTGCGTGAGTGTGACCCCGACCTGTGCCTCACGTGCGGTGCCGCCGAGCACTGGGACAGCAAGAATGTCTCCTGTAAGAACTGCAGCATCCAGCGTGGGGCCAAGAAG CACCTTCTGCTGGCCCCGTCTGATGTGGCTGGTTGGGGCATCTTCATCAAGGAGCCCGTGCAGAAGAATGAGTTCATCTCTGAGTACTGTGGAGAG ATAATCTCCCAGGATGAAGCTGACCGCAGAGGAAAGGTGTATGATAAGTACATGTGCAGCTTCCTGTTCAACTTGAACAACG ATTTTGTGGTCGATGCAACACGGAAGGGCAACAAGATCAGGTTCGCCAATCATTCCGTCAATCCCAACTGCTATGCAAAAG TCATGATGGTAAATGGAGATCACAGAATTGGAATATTTGCAAAGAGAGCCATACAAACCGGTGAGGAACTTTTCTTTGACTACAG GTACAGCCAGGCAGATGCTCTCAAGTACGTGGGTATtgaaagagaaatggaaatTCCATGA